Proteins encoded within one genomic window of Thiothrix litoralis:
- the ftsA gene encoding cell division protein FtsA, whose amino-acid sequence MSKKEHNVIVALDLGTSKVVALVGEINDAGGLEIIGIGSYPSRGMKKGVVVNIESTIQSIQRAVEEAELMAGIQIRTVYVGIAGSHVRSLNSHGIVAIKDKEVTPNDVERVMDAARAVAVPADQRILHVLPQEYVIDQQEGIREPIGMSGVRLEARVHLVTAAHSAAQNLVKCVERCGLHVEDIILEQVASSYAVLEEDEKELGVCLVDIGGGTSDIAVFMNGSIHHTAVIPIAGDQVTNDIAVAVRTPTQYAEEIKVKYGRALRQLVEDDELIEVPGVGEREPRSLSVQTLASVIEPRYEELFSLVLQELRRSGYEERIGAGIVLTGGTSKMRGVRELAEEVFHMPVRIGMPRNIGGLRGEVENPIHSTGVGLLLYGMAQQAYGTKRNGSTTVSVMSSTEESWWDRLKSWFNGNF is encoded by the coding sequence ATGTCAAAGAAAGAGCATAATGTGATTGTCGCGCTGGACTTGGGCACCTCGAAAGTGGTGGCTTTGGTCGGTGAAATCAATGACGCTGGCGGTCTGGAAATCATCGGAATTGGCTCATACCCTTCGCGGGGCATGAAAAAAGGGGTAGTGGTCAATATTGAATCCACCATCCAGTCGATTCAGCGGGCTGTCGAAGAAGCTGAGCTAATGGCAGGTATCCAGATCCGTACCGTGTACGTGGGTATCGCGGGCAGTCACGTGCGTAGTCTTAACTCACACGGTATTGTGGCGATCAAGGACAAAGAAGTGACGCCCAACGATGTGGAACGCGTCATGGATGCGGCACGTGCGGTAGCTGTCCCGGCGGATCAGCGCATTTTGCATGTGTTGCCACAGGAATACGTGATTGACCAGCAGGAAGGTATCCGCGAGCCGATTGGTATGTCAGGGGTGCGGCTGGAAGCGCGGGTGCATCTGGTGACGGCTGCCCACAGCGCGGCGCAGAATCTGGTCAAGTGTGTGGAACGTTGCGGTTTGCATGTTGAAGACATTATCCTTGAACAAGTTGCCTCCAGCTACGCGGTGCTGGAGGAGGATGAAAAAGAATTGGGTGTTTGTCTGGTTGATATTGGTGGTGGAACCAGCGACATTGCGGTATTCATGAACGGTTCGATTCATCATACGGCGGTCATTCCAATTGCGGGTGATCAGGTGACGAATGACATCGCGGTGGCGGTCAGAACGCCGACCCAGTACGCGGAAGAAATTAAAGTTAAATATGGGCGAGCATTGCGTCAGTTAGTGGAGGATGATGAACTGATTGAAGTGCCCGGAGTGGGTGAGCGTGAACCACGCAGTCTGTCGGTACAGACCTTGGCGTCGGTGATCGAACCCCGCTACGAAGAATTATTTTCACTCGTGCTTCAGGAGCTGCGGCGCAGCGGTTATGAAGAACGGATTGGTGCAGGCATTGTGCTGACAGGTGGTACATCCAAAATGCGGGGTGTACGTGAGTTGGCAGAAGAAGTATTCCACATGCCAGTGCGGATCGGTATGCCCCGGAATATCGGTGGCTTGCGCGGTGAAGTTGAAAACCCTATCCATTCCACTGGGGTAGGACTACTGCTGTACGGGATGGCACAGCAGGCATATGGGACCAAGCGGAACGGCTCCACCACGGTGAGTGTCATGTCATCAACGGAAGAGAGTTGGTGGGATCGTTTGAAAAGCTGGTTTAATGGTAATTTTTAA
- the ftsZ gene encoding cell division protein FtsZ codes for MFELMDSAAKGAAIKVIGVGGGGGNAVKHMLASGIEGVEYICANTDSQALAGIGVKSILQLGTSLTKGLGAGANPEIGREAAIEDRERIKELVSGTDMLFITAGMGGGTGTGAAPVIAEIARDMGILTVAVVTRPFLMEGARRKKSADAGITELHKHVDSLITIPNQKLLTSLGKNVSLMSAFEAANDVLLKAVQGIAELITNPGLINVDFADVRAVMCNGGVTMMGSGEAQGEDRASKAAQMAISSPLLEDIRLDGSHGILVSISGGLDMTMHEFEEVGSVVGQFASDDANVIIGTTLNQDLGDRIRVTIVATGLEEGGVTSVARPSLSVVSQQPPHARGVDRHAQQQAALNEQRSRVRDLPPVELARDIPGVKPYGSGRDSSSYTSRGSESSLDIPAFLRKQAD; via the coding sequence ATGTTTGAATTAATGGATAGCGCAGCGAAAGGTGCTGCAATCAAAGTTATCGGTGTTGGCGGTGGCGGCGGCAATGCTGTCAAGCACATGTTGGCATCAGGTATCGAAGGTGTTGAATATATTTGTGCCAATACCGATTCCCAGGCTTTGGCAGGGATTGGTGTTAAAAGTATCCTGCAATTGGGTACTTCCCTGACCAAAGGCCTGGGTGCAGGTGCAAACCCTGAAATCGGGCGTGAAGCCGCGATTGAAGACCGTGAACGCATCAAGGAATTGGTCAGCGGTACAGATATGTTGTTCATCACCGCTGGTATGGGTGGTGGTACAGGGACGGGTGCTGCCCCGGTCATTGCTGAAATTGCACGTGATATGGGGATCCTGACGGTTGCGGTTGTGACCCGCCCGTTCCTGATGGAAGGTGCGCGTCGCAAGAAGTCGGCAGATGCTGGTATTACGGAGTTGCACAAGCATGTGGATTCCCTGATCACTATTCCTAACCAGAAGCTGCTGACTTCTTTGGGTAAAAATGTTTCCTTGATGTCAGCATTTGAAGCAGCTAACGATGTGCTGTTGAAAGCAGTACAGGGTATTGCAGAGTTAATCACCAATCCCGGCCTGATTAACGTGGATTTTGCCGACGTGCGGGCAGTCATGTGTAACGGTGGTGTCACCATGATGGGTTCTGGTGAAGCGCAGGGTGAAGACCGCGCGTCTAAGGCAGCCCAGATGGCGATTTCCAGCCCGTTGTTGGAAGACATTCGTTTGGATGGTTCACACGGCATCTTGGTCAGTATCAGTGGCGGTCTGGATATGACCATGCACGAGTTTGAGGAAGTGGGTTCTGTGGTAGGACAGTTTGCGTCAGATGATGCGAATGTGATTATTGGTACGACCTTGAACCAAGATCTTGGAGACAGGATCCGTGTCACAATTGTGGCAACTGGCTTGGAAGAGGGTGGGGTAACATCAGTAGCACGCCCATCGCTATCGGTAGTTAGTCAGCAGCCACCACATGCTCGTGGTGTGGATCGTCATGCTCAGCAACAAGCTGCACTGAATGAACAGCGTAGCCGGGTGCGGGATCTACCCCCTGTTGAGTTGGCGCGGGATATTCCCGGTGTGAAGCCTTATGGTTCAGGTCGGGATTCTTCTAGCTACACGTCCCGTGGCAGTGAAAGCAGCTTGGATATTCCGGCGTTCTTGCGTAAGCAAGCTGACTAA
- a CDS encoding M23 family metallopeptidase, whose product MQVICLSDDGSRRTSFILQPWKHLIIPAGIVALLLVGLSINQMFGLYRLDATPQNTDLSKKDAGKLLSALEQQISTVDQIKKTYANYTVDVDTLSVRLGTLEAEIARLNALGKRVADKAKLDPQEFSLDEKPGRGGVDPEVFSGQHKTSSNELLAAFQQAENNVDRQKGMLATLEQILAGVTLQQEVMPSGRPVRSGYVSSEFGFRRDPFKGNMRLHKGIDFAGPTGTEIYSVGGGVVSFAGEKSGYGIALEIDHGDGLVSRYGHLSATKAKEGEVVKKGDLVALMGSTGRSTGPHLHLEVLKNGEQVNPREYLDYEE is encoded by the coding sequence ATGCAGGTAATCTGTCTTAGTGATGATGGCTCGCGCCGTACATCGTTCATACTGCAACCCTGGAAGCACCTGATTATCCCGGCTGGCATTGTTGCCTTGCTGCTGGTGGGGCTTTCCATTAATCAAATGTTTGGCCTTTATCGGCTGGATGCTACCCCACAAAATACCGATTTGTCCAAAAAAGATGCGGGTAAGCTTCTCTCAGCCCTAGAGCAACAAATATCCACGGTTGACCAAATCAAAAAGACCTACGCGAACTACACAGTGGATGTGGACACGCTGTCGGTGCGTTTGGGAACGTTGGAAGCAGAAATAGCGCGTCTTAATGCATTGGGCAAGCGTGTGGCGGATAAGGCAAAGCTGGATCCGCAAGAGTTTTCGCTGGATGAGAAACCCGGACGGGGTGGTGTCGACCCGGAAGTGTTTTCCGGTCAGCATAAAACCTCATCGAATGAGTTGTTGGCAGCGTTTCAGCAAGCTGAAAATAACGTAGATCGCCAGAAAGGCATGTTAGCAACGCTGGAGCAAATTCTGGCAGGGGTGACCTTGCAGCAGGAAGTCATGCCTTCGGGACGGCCGGTGCGCAGTGGTTACGTTTCTTCTGAGTTTGGTTTCCGGCGTGACCCTTTCAAGGGTAATATGCGCCTGCATAAAGGGATTGATTTCGCAGGCCCTACGGGTACAGAAATTTACTCGGTCGGTGGTGGTGTAGTGTCATTTGCAGGTGAGAAGTCCGGTTATGGCATTGCTTTAGAAATTGACCACGGTGATGGTTTAGTCAGCCGTTATGGACATCTCAGTGCAACCAAAGCTAAAGAAGGTGAAGTGGTCAAAAAAGGTGATTTGGTCGCCTTGATGGGTAGCACAGGGCGTTCTACTGGCCCGCATTTGCATTTGGAAGTATTGAAGAATGGTGAGCAGGTTAATCCGCGTGAATACCTGGACTACGAAGAATAA
- a CDS encoding D-alanine--D-alanine ligase, with the protein MSVTLHNKFGKVAVLYGGWAAERPISLKSGAAVLAALQASGVDAHGIDVDRNIIKILQEGGFDRVFNILHGAGGEDGVLQGALEVLGIPYTGCGVMASAISMDKLMTKRVWAGAGLPTPAYRVLTADTDFTAVVAELGLPLMVKPATEGSSIGMSKVKLADDLADAYRKAAECSAVVIAEQWVTGAEYTAGIVAGESFPLIRLEVPGEFYDYQAKYISNDTRYFCPCGLEAAEEQAMQLLAQQAFAAVGGRGWGRVDMMRDAQGHAWLIEVNTNPGMTDHSLVPMGARALGMDFNALVVRILETTL; encoded by the coding sequence ATGAGTGTAACGTTACATAATAAATTCGGGAAAGTAGCCGTACTTTACGGTGGCTGGGCAGCAGAACGCCCGATTTCCTTGAAAAGTGGCGCGGCGGTATTGGCTGCTTTGCAGGCAAGTGGTGTGGATGCCCACGGTATTGATGTTGACCGTAACATTATTAAGATACTTCAAGAAGGTGGCTTCGATCGTGTATTTAATATATTGCACGGCGCTGGTGGTGAAGATGGGGTGTTGCAAGGTGCTTTAGAGGTGCTTGGTATACCTTATACCGGTTGTGGCGTGATGGCTTCTGCTATCAGTATGGATAAGCTCATGACCAAGCGGGTGTGGGCAGGTGCAGGTCTACCAACGCCTGCTTATCGCGTGTTGACGGCGGATACTGATTTTACCGCAGTGGTCGCTGAATTGGGTTTGCCATTGATGGTGAAGCCAGCCACGGAAGGTTCTAGCATTGGCATGAGCAAAGTGAAACTGGCTGATGATTTGGCTGATGCTTACCGCAAAGCGGCTGAGTGCAGTGCGGTGGTGATCGCTGAGCAGTGGGTGACAGGTGCTGAATATACCGCTGGTATTGTGGCAGGTGAGTCATTCCCGCTGATTCGTTTGGAAGTGCCGGGTGAGTTTTATGACTATCAGGCTAAGTATATTTCCAATGATACGCGTTATTTCTGCCCATGCGGCTTGGAGGCGGCAGAAGAGCAGGCTATGCAATTGCTGGCACAGCAGGCGTTTGCCGCTGTCGGTGGGCGTGGCTGGGGACGTGTGGATATGATGCGTGATGCTCAAGGTCATGCATGGTTGATTGAGGTCAATACGAACCCCGGTATGACCGATCATAGTTTGGTTCCAATGGGTGCTCGTGCTCTTGGTATGGATTTTAACGCGCTGGTTGTGCGCATCTTGGAGACCACGTTGTAA
- a CDS encoding cell division protein FtsQ/DivIB has translation MAVARRPAVNKRPHSDFHLADIPPGLLKLSALFVVALMLLAGVLGGRAMLNNPENLPISRIDLKGDRKFIKDVDLQAVIEKYKQTNLYLLDTDTLRTDLETLPWVRSVTLRKAWPAHLIVGIEEQHPVAFWGRERLMNQYGELFAAELPSMRGVFPTLYSPQDNGREMGERYLEVKEWLKGLPLELSELTEDESGSWRIKIKEGPEVMIGSEDQRLRMQRFRVGFQQELAKKLNNVRRVDLRYTNGFAVEWKKSPVGSRDSTNGVAGVSDVKERA, from the coding sequence ATGGCAGTAGCGCGTCGCCCGGCAGTCAATAAACGTCCCCATTCCGACTTCCATCTGGCAGATATTCCGCCGGGTCTGTTGAAACTGAGTGCGCTGTTTGTGGTGGCGTTAATGCTGTTGGCTGGCGTGCTGGGTGGACGGGCAATGCTGAATAACCCAGAAAATCTACCCATTAGTCGGATTGATCTTAAGGGTGATCGCAAATTTATTAAAGATGTAGATTTACAGGCAGTTATTGAGAAATACAAGCAAACCAACCTGTACCTGCTGGATACGGATACCTTGCGGACTGACCTTGAAACCTTGCCTTGGGTACGCTCTGTTACTTTGCGTAAGGCATGGCCTGCCCACTTGATTGTCGGTATTGAGGAACAGCACCCCGTCGCTTTTTGGGGGCGTGAGCGTTTGATGAACCAATACGGTGAATTATTTGCCGCAGAATTACCTTCCATGCGCGGGGTATTTCCAACGCTCTACAGCCCTCAAGATAATGGTCGAGAGATGGGTGAGCGTTACCTAGAAGTCAAGGAGTGGCTGAAAGGTTTACCGCTGGAGTTGTCAGAACTGACCGAAGATGAAAGTGGCTCGTGGCGGATCAAGATCAAGGAAGGGCCGGAAGTGATGATCGGCAGTGAAGACCAAAGGCTGCGGATGCAGCGGTTCAGGGTTGGTTTTCAACAGGAGTTGGCCAAAAAACTCAATAATGTACGGCGGGTTGACCTCCGTTATACCAACGGTTTTGCAGTGGAATGGAAAAAATCCCCAGTCGGCTCGCGGGATTCAACGAACGGAGTCGCAGGAGTGAGTGATGTCAAAGAAAGAGCATAA
- the murG gene encoding undecaprenyldiphospho-muramoylpentapeptide beta-N-acetylglucosaminyltransferase encodes MTNKTRTQRPIMITAGGTGGHVYPGLAVARALIAQGIPVVWMGTRKGLEARVIPEAGIDMAWLEVNGLRGKGWQTLLMAPVNLIRALWQSLQIMRKHKPAAILGMGGFVAGPGGLVAALLGTPVVIHEQNAVAGLTNKLLSRVSRRVLEGFPGTFASSQKVMATGNPVRLDIASLPAPRERLADRDDEPVHVLVVGGSLGAQALNQRVPQALAQLDSTLRPVVRHQAGVKNIDEARSQYAAAGVDAEVMPFIEDMAEAYGWADLVICRAGALTIAELAAAGVAAVLVPYPYAVDDHQTANGKFLADHGAALLIQQQDLTAEKLAGVLKDLCTDRVSLRQMSEASRALAKPHATAQVAAICAAYAGYDFDNQAGKQQ; translated from the coding sequence ATTCCGGTGGTGTGGATGGGAACCCGTAAGGGTCTGGAAGCACGGGTGATCCCCGAAGCGGGTATCGACATGGCGTGGCTGGAGGTCAATGGTTTGCGCGGCAAAGGCTGGCAGACGCTGTTGATGGCGCCAGTCAATTTGATTCGCGCTTTGTGGCAGTCGCTGCAAATCATGCGCAAGCACAAGCCAGCAGCGATATTGGGCATGGGCGGTTTCGTCGCAGGCCCTGGTGGTTTGGTGGCAGCGTTGCTGGGTACGCCTGTGGTGATCCATGAGCAGAATGCAGTGGCAGGTTTGACCAATAAATTGCTATCGCGAGTTAGCCGTCGAGTGCTGGAAGGTTTTCCGGGTACGTTTGCCAGCAGCCAGAAGGTGATGGCGACCGGCAACCCGGTACGGCTCGATATTGCCAGCCTGCCTGCGCCACGGGAGCGTTTAGCTGACCGTGATGACGAGCCAGTGCATGTACTAGTGGTCGGTGGCAGTCTGGGGGCGCAGGCGTTGAACCAAAGGGTTCCGCAAGCCTTGGCACAACTGGATAGCACGCTTCGTCCGGTAGTGCGTCATCAAGCCGGGGTGAAAAATATCGACGAAGCGCGTAGCCAATACGCCGCAGCGGGTGTGGATGCGGAGGTGATGCCTTTCATTGAGGACATGGCTGAAGCCTATGGCTGGGCGGATTTGGTGATTTGCCGCGCCGGTGCGTTGACCATTGCGGAACTGGCGGCGGCAGGTGTCGCGGCGGTGCTGGTGCCTTACCCTTATGCGGTGGATGATCATCAAACCGCTAACGGTAAGTTTCTGGCGGATCATGGCGCGGCATTGCTGATTCAGCAGCAGGATCTGACGGCGGAAAAGCTGGCAGGTGTATTGAAAGATTTATGTACTGACCGCGTTAGCTTGCGGCAGATGAGCGAGGCTTCCCGTGCATTGGCAAAGCCCCATGCGACGGCACAAGTCGCCGCCATTTGCGCGGCCTATGCCGGTTATGACTTCGACAACCAAGCAGGAAAACAACAATGA
- the lpxC gene encoding UDP-3-O-acyl-N-acetylglucosamine deacetylase, whose translation MLRQRTLKATVSTIGIGLHSGKKVSMTLRPAPSNTGIVFRRVDMDPPALIELHPERVGETMLCTALIDKDVKVSTIEHLLSALAGLGIDNLYVDLDAAEIPIMDGSAAPFLYLLLSTGIEELKAPKRFIRIKKPLEASRGNGWAKLLPYAGFKASFEIEFDHPAVSATTQALEIDFSRQAYASEIARARTFGFMRDVEMLRSRNLGLGGSLENAIVLDEFRVLNQDGLRYSDEFIRHKILDAIGDLYTLGHGIIGAYQGYKSGHAINNLLARELLQQQDAWEMVSLGSKQKAQAIFADSYAFAGI comes from the coding sequence TTGTTAAGGCAACGGACATTGAAAGCAACGGTATCGACTATCGGCATCGGCTTGCACTCTGGCAAAAAAGTCTCAATGACTTTACGCCCTGCACCTTCCAATACCGGCATTGTGTTCCGCCGGGTTGATATGGATCCCCCCGCTTTGATAGAGCTCCATCCTGAACGGGTAGGTGAAACCATGTTGTGCACCGCCTTGATTGATAAGGATGTCAAGGTTTCAACCATTGAGCACCTGTTATCAGCGCTGGCGGGTCTAGGTATCGACAACCTGTACGTTGATCTGGATGCTGCCGAAATTCCGATTATGGATGGTAGCGCCGCGCCTTTCCTCTATCTGTTGTTATCCACGGGTATTGAAGAACTTAAAGCGCCTAAACGTTTCATTCGTATTAAGAAACCTCTGGAAGCCAGTCGTGGCAATGGTTGGGCAAAATTGTTGCCTTATGCAGGTTTCAAGGCCAGTTTTGAGATTGAATTTGACCATCCGGCCGTCAGTGCTACTACCCAAGCGTTGGAAATAGACTTTTCACGTCAGGCTTATGCCAGTGAGATTGCGCGGGCGCGGACATTCGGTTTTATGCGTGATGTGGAGATGCTGCGTTCCCGCAATTTAGGGCTGGGTGGTAGCCTCGAAAACGCGATTGTGCTGGATGAGTTCCGGGTATTGAATCAGGATGGTTTGCGTTATAGCGATGAGTTTATTCGCCATAAGATTCTGGATGCGATTGGTGATTTGTATACCTTGGGTCACGGCATCATTGGTGCTTATCAGGGTTATAAATCTGGTCATGCAATCAATAATTTACTGGCACGCGAACTACTCCAGCAGCAGGATGCTTGGGAAATGGTCTCACTGGGTAGCAAACAAAAAGCGCAGGCTATTTTTGCTGACAGTTATGCTTTTGCAGGCATCTAG
- the murC gene encoding UDP-N-acetylmuramate--L-alanine ligase, with product MKIGKDDLARKRINRLHFIGIGGAGMGGIAEVVANLGYKVSGSDVAEGAMTRRLQSLGITVYKGHAAENVEGADVIVVSTAIDNNNPEIIAAREKRLPIVRRAEMLAELMRFRQGIAVAGTHGKTTTTSLTTSLLVEGGMDPTYVIGGKLNSSASNSKLGTGEYLVAEADESDASFLFLQPMIAVVTNIDEDHMSTYGGDFNKLKQTFIEFLHHLPFYGLAVLCVDDEYVREILPEVGRPIVTYGIDQEADVQATNVRFVGTESHFNVHCVKGDRNLDIVLNLPGRHNVLNALAAIAIAAELDVSDQAIVDGLRKFDGVGRRFQQYGDITFAPGKSATLVDDYGHHPREMKATLDAVRNAWPTRRVVQVFQPHRYTRTRDLFEDFTQVLSETDVLVLMDVYPASEQPIPGADGRALARAIRIRGKVDPIFVTDVEDVPGVLKHVLQDGDVILTQGAGSVGALAAGLPEKLAMKSDTE from the coding sequence ATGAAGATAGGCAAGGACGATCTCGCTCGCAAACGCATTAACCGGCTACATTTCATCGGTATCGGTGGTGCGGGGATGGGCGGTATTGCCGAGGTGGTCGCGAATTTGGGCTACAAAGTATCCGGTTCTGACGTGGCAGAAGGGGCGATGACACGCCGTCTGCAATCGCTGGGTATCACTGTTTATAAAGGCCATGCGGCGGAAAACGTTGAGGGTGCGGATGTTATCGTGGTGTCTACCGCGATTGATAATAACAACCCGGAGATTATCGCTGCGCGTGAAAAGCGCTTGCCGATTGTACGCCGTGCAGAAATGTTGGCGGAGCTGATGCGTTTCCGCCAAGGCATTGCAGTTGCAGGTACTCACGGCAAGACCACGACGACCAGTCTGACCACCAGCCTGTTGGTTGAGGGCGGCATGGATCCGACCTACGTGATTGGTGGCAAACTTAACAGTTCTGCGAGCAATTCCAAGCTGGGTACGGGCGAGTATCTGGTGGCCGAGGCGGATGAAAGCGATGCGTCATTCCTGTTCCTGCAACCGATGATTGCGGTGGTGACGAATATTGATGAAGACCACATGTCGACTTACGGCGGTGACTTCAACAAGCTGAAGCAAACTTTTATCGAATTCCTGCATCACCTGCCTTTTTATGGATTGGCGGTGTTGTGTGTGGATGATGAGTATGTGCGCGAAATCTTGCCGGAGGTCGGTCGCCCGATCGTCACTTACGGGATTGATCAGGAAGCGGATGTGCAGGCGACCAATGTGCGCTTTGTGGGCACGGAAAGCCATTTCAACGTGCATTGCGTGAAAGGCGACCGCAACCTAGATATCGTGTTGAATTTACCGGGGCGGCATAACGTGCTGAATGCCTTGGCGGCGATTGCGATTGCGGCAGAACTGGATGTGTCTGACCAAGCCATCGTGGATGGTTTGCGCAAGTTTGACGGGGTAGGCCGCCGCTTCCAGCAATACGGCGATATTACGTTTGCCCCCGGCAAGAGCGCAACACTGGTGGATGATTATGGTCATCACCCGCGTGAAATGAAGGCGACGCTGGATGCGGTGCGTAATGCTTGGCCGACGCGCCGTGTGGTGCAGGTATTCCAGCCACACCGTTACACCCGTACCCGTGATTTGTTTGAAGATTTCACGCAAGTATTATCGGAAACCGATGTGTTGGTGTTGATGGATGTTTATCCAGCCAGTGAGCAGCCGATTCCCGGCGCTGATGGGCGGGCGTTGGCGCGTGCCATCCGTATCCGAGGCAAGGTTGATCCGATTTTCGTGACGGATGTGGAAGACGTGCCGGGTGTCCTCAAGCATGTGTTGCAGGATGGTGATGTGATCCTGACTCAGGGGGCGGGCAGCGTTGGTGCGTTGGCTGCGGGTTTACCAGAAAAACTTGCCATGAAGAGTGATACTGAATGA